The DNA window AAAGTTAGCGCCGATTTCGACGCGGCTACCTTCTTGCATTAAAGCGAGCGCGGCAACGTTATTAATGGCGCTAGAGTTACCGCTGTCATAAGCCTGGGCAGCTCCACCTAATCCGTCGGCGATTGCGCCATAGCCGGAGAGTGCCATGCCATTCGTCGCATGAGCGGGTGCCGCAATGAAGGCCGTCAAACCCCCGACGCACAAGACGGACGAAATACTGCTGACTTTCATTGTCTTAAACCTCTACTCTAATAGATTATCAACAAACGCTAAAATTCCTTTTAAAAACCATCCTACACTTTGGAATCCATCGCGCTGGAATCCGCATTAACGGGCACCGCGCTTCAACCTTGCGACTGTGATTGCGTCTCCGGCACCAGCGGCGGCGGAAACCAGGTGCGGGCGATCTCGTCGTGCAGTTCGCCGATGCCGACCTGGAGATCGTCGACGAAGGCATGGAGTTGCTGTTGATTCAACCGGCGCGGCTCTACCCCTTCCAGCGTGCGCTTGAGCCGGCCGGCGACCCGTAGCGCGCCCTCGTTGCGCGGCAGTTTGGCGAGACTGTCCCGCAGCGATTCTGCGCTGTGGTTGACCGAGCGGGGAAAATCGGCATGCTGAAACAGAAACCGCAGGACCGGGCCGCGCAGGACGCGCACCTGCTCGCTGCGCCGATAGGCTTGATAGCCGGTCAGCGATTTGAGCACGCTGACCCACTGGATGGTCTCGAAGGGACGCAGTTCGGTGGTCTCCTCGGGGAGCAGATTGGCCGAGCGCACGTCGATGATGCGGGTGGTCATGTCGGCGCGCTCCAGAAACCGGCCCAGGTGCAGAAAGTCATAGCCCTGGTCGTGCAACATGGTTCCCGAGAGCATGCCATTGATGGTCTGGGTGCCCTGGATGACCCGCTTGAGATAGGCGTGTCGCCCACCCTTGGTCATGCCT is part of the Thiocystis violascens DSM 198 genome and encodes:
- a CDS encoding alpha-E domain-containing protein, which encodes MLSRVAEHIYWLARYVERAENTARIVTVNANLLLDLPKGIAPGWRPLVDITGSNALFEEHYKDYGERQVARFLIGDERNTGSILSALVAARENCRTIRDFVPREAWEMLNELYLFAREELEKGMTKGGRHAYLKRVIQGTQTINGMLSGTMLHDQGYDFLHLGRFLERADMTTRIIDVRSANLLPEETTELRPFETIQWVSVLKSLTGYQAYRRSEQVRVLRGPVLRFLFQHADFPRSVNHSAESLRDSLAKLPRNEGALRVAGRLKRTLEGVEPRRLNQQQLHAFVDDLQVGIGELHDEIARTWFPPPLVPETQSQSQG